One window from the genome of Acuticoccus sp. I52.16.1 encodes:
- a CDS encoding sterol desaturase family protein has protein sequence MRTVLEFLAVWAAVYATTFGAYLAFGAIFNWYAFRHPERRIQKNRDGLKRRGKEIRQSAWSLLGTCFCLAGGLYAQYRGWTLFAPLELSWWSVPLMAAVSICAFDTWFYWGHRLMHWGPLYKHHQYHHRSVAPTVWSNYSDSMLDALAMQSYYLFAPLILPIPPLVLIGHRVYDHFNGMIGHSGFEFAASKWTRIPSPMVCTLFHDLHHSKFNYNYANFFSFWDRVCGTLHTGYDAGVERWETLPDGGVPERKSKAERAAVGASAPGVGAAATPAE, from the coding sequence ATGCGTACTGTCTTGGAGTTTCTTGCCGTTTGGGCAGCCGTCTACGCGACCACCTTCGGCGCCTATCTGGCGTTCGGGGCGATCTTCAATTGGTATGCCTTCCGCCACCCCGAGCGGCGCATCCAGAAGAACCGCGACGGGCTGAAACGCCGCGGCAAGGAGATCCGCCAGTCGGCGTGGTCGCTGTTGGGCACCTGCTTCTGCCTGGCGGGCGGGCTCTATGCGCAGTATCGCGGGTGGACGCTGTTTGCGCCGCTCGAATTGTCGTGGTGGTCGGTGCCGCTGATGGCGGCGGTGTCGATCTGTGCGTTCGACACGTGGTTCTACTGGGGCCACCGGCTGATGCATTGGGGCCCGCTCTACAAGCACCACCAGTACCACCACCGCTCGGTCGCGCCGACGGTCTGGTCCAACTACTCCGACTCGATGCTGGATGCGCTGGCGATGCAGAGTTACTACCTGTTCGCGCCGCTGATCCTGCCGATCCCGCCGCTGGTGCTGATCGGCCACCGCGTCTACGACCATTTCAACGGCATGATCGGCCACTCGGGGTTCGAGTTCGCCGCCTCGAAGTGGACCCGGATCCCGTCGCCGATGGTGTGCACGCTGTTCCACGACCTGCACCACTCCAAGTTCAACTACAACTACGCCAACTTCTTCTCCTTCTGGGATCGCGTCTGCGGCACGCTGCACACCGGCTACGACGCGGGCGTGGAGCGGTGGGAGACGCTGCCGGACGGCGGCGTGCCGGAGCGCAAGTCCAAGGCGGAGCGCGCGGCGGTGGGCGCCTCGGCACCGGGCGTCGGCGCGGCGGCGACGCCGGCCGAATGA
- a CDS encoding CaiB/BaiF CoA-transferase family protein, translating to MAGDLDGLLVVSVEQAVAAPYLSSRLAEAGARVIKVERPEGDFARGYDRLVEGQSAYFVWLNRGKESVCLDLRQDADKAVLEALIAKADVFIQNLAPDAIDRLGFAPARLRAAYPRLITVSISGYGDEGEMRKARAYDLLVQAETGLVTITGNPAGPARVGVSVCDISCGMTAHQAVLQGLFARERTGEGRHIAVSLYHALADWMNVPYLQYVYGGVTPRRDGLHHPTIAPYGAYAGRDGKEVLFAIQNEREWVRLCEEVLGRPEIAVDPRFDNNSARVENRAALNAVIDAVFGAADRDELAARLTTANIANGRVNAMDDLAAHPQNRYVTVETPAGPVRLLAPGATVDGEVAAAGAVPALGAHTEAVRREVRDGAGAPAE from the coding sequence ATGGCGGGGGATCTGGATGGCCTTCTGGTCGTGTCGGTCGAGCAGGCGGTGGCGGCGCCGTATCTGTCGTCACGGCTGGCGGAGGCGGGCGCGCGGGTCATCAAGGTGGAGCGCCCCGAGGGCGACTTCGCGCGCGGCTACGACCGGCTGGTCGAGGGGCAGAGCGCCTATTTCGTCTGGCTCAACCGCGGCAAGGAATCGGTGTGCCTGGACCTGCGCCAGGACGCGGACAAAGCCGTCCTCGAGGCGCTGATCGCGAAGGCGGACGTCTTCATCCAGAACCTCGCGCCCGATGCGATCGATCGGCTGGGCTTCGCGCCGGCGCGGCTGCGCGCGGCCTATCCGCGCCTGATCACCGTCTCGATCTCCGGCTACGGCGACGAAGGCGAAATGCGCAAGGCTCGCGCCTACGATCTCCTCGTCCAGGCCGAGACGGGGCTGGTGACGATCACCGGCAACCCCGCCGGCCCGGCCCGCGTCGGCGTTTCGGTGTGCGACATCTCCTGCGGGATGACGGCGCACCAGGCCGTGCTGCAAGGCCTCTTCGCGCGCGAGCGGACGGGCGAGGGGCGGCACATCGCCGTCAGCCTCTACCACGCACTCGCCGACTGGATGAACGTGCCGTACCTGCAATACGTCTACGGTGGCGTGACCCCCCGGCGCGACGGCCTGCACCACCCGACCATCGCCCCTTACGGCGCCTATGCCGGGCGCGACGGCAAGGAGGTGCTGTTCGCGATCCAGAACGAGCGCGAGTGGGTGCGGCTGTGCGAGGAGGTGCTCGGCCGGCCCGAGATCGCGGTCGACCCGCGGTTCGACAACAACTCGGCGCGGGTGGAGAACCGCGCCGCGCTGAACGCTGTGATCGACGCGGTGTTCGGCGCCGCCGACCGGGACGAACTGGCCGCGCGGCTGACGACCGCGAACATCGCCAACGGCCGCGTCAACGCCATGGACGACCTCGCCGCCCATCCGCAGAACCGCTACGTGACGGTGGAGACGCCGGCTGGCCCCGTGCGTCTGCTGGCGCCGGGGGCAACGGTCGACGGCGAGGTGGCGGCCGCCGGCGCGGTGCCGGCGCTGGGCGCCCACACCGAGGCGGTCCGCCGCGAGGTGAGGGACGGGGCGGGCGCGCCGGCCGAGTAG
- a CDS encoding RluA family pseudouridine synthase produces MAEAQVSHVEVDPDDEGMRLDRWLRRSFPEVPLGALSKIVRTGQLRVDGARAKLDTRLAAGQSVRLPPQMTMPAPAGSLGGEAAALEAMVIHRDDHVVVLNKPYGLAVQGGSGLSRHIDGMLEAWRDRKGRKPRLVHRLDRDTTGLLVVALTRSAAAALAESFKGRDAHKTYWALVRGHPVPEEGRISTWLGRDPNDGEKMAVLPQKTKEAVRATSLYETLDRSGQLSLLRLSPVTGRTHQLRVHCMHMGVPIIGDPKYFNIENWALPGGIQNRLHLHARHIELPHPAGGTLSVTAPVSPHFRQSLTVLGLSPEGG; encoded by the coding sequence ATGGCCGAGGCGCAGGTATCCCACGTCGAGGTGGACCCCGACGACGAGGGGATGCGGCTCGACCGCTGGCTGCGCCGCTCGTTCCCCGAAGTGCCGCTCGGCGCGCTCTCGAAGATCGTGCGCACAGGCCAGCTGAGGGTCGACGGGGCGCGTGCCAAGCTCGACACTCGCCTCGCCGCCGGGCAGAGCGTGCGCCTTCCGCCGCAGATGACGATGCCGGCACCGGCCGGCTCCCTGGGCGGGGAGGCGGCGGCGTTGGAGGCGATGGTGATCCACCGCGACGATCATGTCGTGGTGCTGAACAAGCCCTACGGCCTCGCCGTGCAGGGCGGTTCGGGCCTGTCGCGCCATATCGACGGGATGCTGGAGGCCTGGCGCGACCGCAAGGGCCGCAAGCCCCGCCTCGTCCACCGGCTCGACCGTGACACGACCGGCCTCCTCGTTGTGGCGCTGACCCGCAGTGCGGCCGCCGCGCTCGCCGAGTCCTTCAAGGGCCGCGACGCGCACAAGACCTATTGGGCGCTGGTGCGGGGCCACCCGGTGCCGGAGGAGGGTCGCATCTCCACCTGGCTCGGCCGCGATCCGAACGACGGCGAAAAGATGGCCGTCCTGCCGCAGAAGACGAAAGAGGCGGTGCGCGCCACCAGCCTCTACGAGACGCTCGACCGCTCCGGCCAACTCTCGCTGCTGCGCCTCTCGCCGGTGACGGGCCGCACCCATCAGCTGCGTGTCCACTGCATGCACATGGGCGTGCCGATCATCGGCGACCCGAAATATTTCAACATCGAGAACTGGGCGCTGCCCGGTGGCATCCAGAACCGCCTGCACCTCCACGCCCGCCACATCGAGTTGCCGCACCCGGCGGGCGGCACGCTCAGCGTGACTGCGCCGGTTTCGCCGCATTTCAGGCAGAGCCTGACGGTGCTTGGCCTGTCGCCCGAAGGGGGCTGA
- a CDS encoding acyl-CoA dehydrogenase family protein yields the protein MDEFDPTAAYADIREGVASVCAGFPGPYWQELDRNRAYPKDFVDALIREGYLAAMIPEEYGGSGLPLTAAAVILEEIHKNGCNAAACHAQMYTMGTVLRHGSDAQKAQYLPGIADGSLRLQAFGVTEPTSGTNTLALKTTARREGDNYIVNGQKIWISRAEHSDLMVLLARTTPADQVEKRTDGLSVFLIDLRELRGNGVDIRPIRTMINHATTEIFFDNAVIPASSLIGEEGKGFRYILSGMNSERILIAAECIGDAKWFLKTGSDYARERVVFGTPIGANQGVQFPLAKAHAHLMGAEAIVYRAAAMYDAGHNPGVEANTAKMLAADASWEAAEACLQLHGGFGFAEEYDVERKFRETRLYQIAPISTNLILCFIAEQVLGLPKSYGKG from the coding sequence ATGGACGAGTTTGACCCCACCGCCGCCTATGCCGACATCCGCGAAGGTGTCGCCAGCGTCTGCGCCGGCTTCCCCGGCCCCTACTGGCAGGAGCTGGACCGCAACCGCGCCTACCCGAAGGACTTCGTCGACGCGCTGATCCGCGAGGGATACCTCGCCGCGATGATTCCGGAGGAGTACGGCGGCTCGGGCCTGCCGCTGACGGCCGCCGCCGTCATCCTGGAGGAGATTCACAAGAACGGCTGCAACGCCGCCGCCTGCCACGCGCAGATGTACACCATGGGCACCGTCCTGCGGCACGGCAGCGACGCCCAGAAGGCGCAGTACCTCCCCGGCATCGCCGACGGGTCGCTGCGCCTACAAGCGTTCGGCGTGACCGAGCCGACGAGCGGCACCAACACGCTGGCGCTGAAGACCACCGCCCGGCGTGAAGGCGACAACTACATCGTCAACGGCCAGAAGATCTGGATCAGCCGGGCCGAGCATTCCGACCTGATGGTGCTCCTCGCCCGCACGACCCCGGCCGATCAGGTCGAGAAGCGCACCGACGGGCTGTCGGTTTTCCTCATCGACCTGCGCGAGCTGCGCGGCAACGGGGTCGACATCCGCCCGATCCGCACGATGATCAACCACGCCACGACCGAGATCTTCTTCGACAATGCGGTGATCCCGGCGTCGAGCCTGATCGGCGAGGAGGGCAAAGGTTTTCGCTATATCCTCTCCGGCATGAATTCCGAGCGGATCCTGATCGCCGCCGAGTGCATCGGCGACGCCAAGTGGTTCCTGAAAACCGGGTCGGACTATGCGCGCGAGCGGGTCGTCTTCGGGACGCCCATCGGCGCCAACCAGGGGGTGCAGTTCCCCCTCGCCAAGGCCCACGCGCACCTGATGGGGGCGGAGGCGATCGTCTACCGCGCCGCCGCCATGTACGACGCGGGCCACAATCCGGGGGTGGAGGCCAACACCGCCAAGATGCTGGCCGCGGACGCCAGCTGGGAGGCGGCCGAGGCATGCCTTCAGCTCCACGGCGGCTTCGGCTTCGCCGAGGAATATGACGTGGAGCGCAAGTTCCGCGAGACGCGCCTCTACCAGATCGCGCCGATCTCCACGAACCTCATCCTCTGCTTCATCGCCGAGCAGGTGCTGGGGTTGCCGAAGTCGTACGGGAAGGGCTGA
- a CDS encoding NAD(P)-dependent oxidoreductase codes for MLDHDTNDAVIALVGFGEAANAFLAGWGLGGSGRVRAFDIKTEDPATSPKMRAHYTAAGALGADTLADALEGADLVFSLVTADRALDAAQAAARTIAPGTFYLDGNSCAPTTKRTAAEAIDAAGGRYVDVAIMDAVFPKRHHTPLLLAGASADAAADVLAALDMRATVAGETVGDASTIKMIRSVMMKGMEALTAECVLAATKAGVADQVLESLGKSDQGRNWPARAAFNLERMMVHGRRRAAEMREVAKTLEALGMPSDMVQATIGWQEKVGTLGLDGGEADVAQRAGRILDEM; via the coding sequence ATGCTAGACCACGACACGAACGACGCCGTTATCGCGCTCGTCGGCTTCGGCGAGGCGGCCAACGCGTTTCTCGCCGGTTGGGGCCTTGGTGGCAGCGGCCGCGTCCGCGCCTTCGACATCAAGACCGAAGACCCCGCGACCTCGCCCAAAATGCGCGCCCACTACACCGCCGCCGGCGCGCTGGGCGCGGACACGCTGGCCGATGCGCTCGAAGGCGCCGATCTCGTCTTCTCGCTGGTGACGGCGGACCGCGCGCTCGATGCCGCGCAGGCCGCGGCCCGCACCATCGCCCCCGGCACCTTCTACCTCGACGGCAATTCCTGCGCGCCGACCACCAAGCGCACCGCGGCCGAGGCGATCGACGCGGCGGGCGGTCGGTATGTGGACGTCGCGATCATGGACGCCGTCTTTCCCAAGCGTCACCACACGCCGCTGCTTCTGGCCGGAGCCTCCGCCGACGCCGCCGCCGACGTGCTCGCCGCGCTCGACATGCGCGCCACCGTCGCCGGTGAGACGGTGGGCGACGCGTCGACCATCAAGATGATCCGCTCGGTGATGATGAAGGGCATGGAGGCGCTGACGGCCGAGTGCGTGCTCGCCGCCACCAAGGCCGGCGTCGCCGACCAGGTGCTCGAATCGCTCGGCAAGTCGGACCAGGGCCGGAACTGGCCGGCGCGCGCGGCCTTTAACCTCGAGCGCATGATGGTGCACGGCAGGCGCCGCGCCGCCGAAATGCGCGAGGTCGCCAAGACGCTGGAGGCGCTCGGCATGCCGAGCGACATGGTCCAGGCGACGATCGGCTGGCAGGAGAAGGTCGGCACGCTGGGGCTCGACGGCGGCGAGGCGGACGTGGCGCAGCGCGCCGGCCGCATCCTCGACGAGATGTGA
- a CDS encoding LysR family transcriptional regulator: MDLRHLKYFLAIAESRSISVAAHTIGVAQPSLSQHLRRMEEELGVRLVERSPRGTMLTEEGEVLVEHARRICGMLDDCIEEMRSLSGEVRGTVAFGIPPSAAMAMSVPLAETVRLELPHVRLRAIESMSTYIKSWIDDRTVDLAIVYDLENADHLKATHLVSEELDFISAPDSWPFDTAPGTPVPFKMLENVEMILPSNGLRRTIERYAREHGVTLNVVMDMDAMTQIKELVARGSGYAIFAPAATQDLVLRGDLVRARIVDPVLTRPVHLVNHRDVVLSRAGRAVEAITLKVVRELVSRGLWEGSVP; the protein is encoded by the coding sequence TTGGACCTCAGGCACCTGAAATACTTCCTGGCGATCGCCGAGTCGCGCTCGATCTCGGTGGCCGCGCACACGATCGGCGTCGCGCAGCCGTCGCTGTCGCAGCATCTGCGCCGCATGGAGGAGGAGCTGGGCGTGCGCCTGGTCGAGCGGTCTCCCCGCGGCACGATGCTGACCGAGGAGGGCGAGGTGCTGGTCGAGCATGCGCGGCGCATCTGCGGCATGCTGGACGACTGTATCGAGGAGATGCGCAGCCTGTCGGGCGAGGTGCGCGGCACGGTGGCGTTCGGCATCCCGCCGTCCGCTGCGATGGCGATGTCGGTCCCGCTGGCCGAAACGGTGCGGTTGGAGCTGCCGCACGTGCGCCTGCGAGCGATCGAATCGATGAGCACCTACATCAAGTCGTGGATCGACGACCGCACGGTCGACCTCGCCATCGTCTACGACCTGGAGAACGCCGACCACCTGAAGGCGACGCACCTCGTCAGCGAGGAGCTCGATTTCATCTCGGCGCCCGACAGCTGGCCGTTCGATACCGCTCCCGGCACCCCGGTCCCGTTCAAGATGCTGGAGAACGTGGAGATGATTCTGCCCTCCAACGGCCTCCGCCGCACCATCGAGCGCTACGCCCGCGAGCACGGCGTGACGCTGAACGTCGTCATGGACATGGACGCGATGACGCAGATCAAGGAGCTGGTGGCGCGCGGCTCGGGCTACGCGATCTTCGCCCCGGCGGCGACGCAGGACCTGGTGCTGCGCGGCGACCTGGTGCGCGCGCGCATCGTCGACCCGGTGCTGACGCGCCCGGTCCACCTCGTCAACCACCGCGACGTGGTGCTGAGCCGCGCCGGCCGCGCGGTCGAGGCGATCACACTGAAGGTGGTGCGCGAGCTGGTCAGCCGCGGGCTGTGGGAGGGGAGCGTTCCCTAA
- a CDS encoding PACE efflux transporter yields MRTLADRVRHAILFEILGLVIVTPLGALAFGLPLHQMGVVTLVCALIAMAWVFVFNYLFDVAMQKIRGTTQKNIAIRVGHTILFEVGLVAMLMPYIASYLGVSLWEAFVMDLAFSGFYMVYAFVYNWGYDRVFPVAPRAQPGRPDAAPLSPSRTTSATPAPARR; encoded by the coding sequence ATGCGAACTCTTGCCGATCGTGTCCGGCACGCGATCCTCTTCGAAATTCTCGGTCTCGTCATCGTCACGCCGCTGGGCGCGCTCGCGTTCGGCCTGCCGCTGCACCAGATGGGTGTCGTGACGCTCGTCTGCGCGCTGATCGCGATGGCGTGGGTCTTCGTCTTCAACTACCTGTTCGACGTCGCGATGCAGAAGATTCGCGGGACGACGCAGAAGAACATCGCCATCCGCGTCGGCCACACCATCCTGTTCGAGGTCGGTCTGGTGGCGATGCTGATGCCATACATCGCGTCCTATCTCGGCGTCTCGCTGTGGGAGGCGTTCGTCATGGACCTCGCCTTCTCCGGCTTCTACATGGTCTACGCGTTCGTCTACAATTGGGGCTACGACCGGGTGTTCCCGGTCGCCCCCCGCGCGCAGCCGGGCCGGCCCGATGCCGCCCCGCTCAGCCCTTCCCGTACGACTTCGGCAACCCCAGCACCTGCTCGGCGATGA
- a CDS encoding replication-associated recombination protein A produces MTDLFAASGLEKAAPRPLADALRPQKLGDIVGQPHLLGEDGRLTRMLKGERIGSLILWGPPGTGKTTLARLLAHHVRLEFVQISAIFSGVADLKKVFETARGARSVGRGTLLFVDEIHRFNRAQQDAFLPVVEDGTITLVGATTENPSFELNSALLSRAQVLVFEPLEDGALETLLARAEAERGPLPVEEDARTSLIRMADGDGRAILTLAEEVYRVAEPGETLSAAEVQQILQRRAPAYDKDRDGHYNLISALHKSVRGSDPDAALYYLMRMIEGGEDPMFLARRLVRMAAEDIGLADPHALTLAIAARDTYDFLGTPEGELALAEITVYLALAPKSNALYKAFKAARRYVAETPSLNPPKIIMNAPTKLMRTEGYGDGYEYDHDVPGGVSGQNYFPEALEPQRFYQPTERGREAALRARMEELSAMRRRRREEE; encoded by the coding sequence TTGACCGATCTGTTCGCCGCCTCCGGGCTCGAGAAGGCCGCGCCGCGACCGCTCGCCGACGCGCTTCGCCCGCAGAAGCTCGGCGACATCGTCGGCCAGCCGCACCTTCTGGGCGAGGACGGGCGGCTGACGCGCATGCTGAAGGGCGAGCGGATCGGCTCGCTGATCCTGTGGGGCCCGCCGGGCACCGGCAAGACCACGCTCGCCCGCCTGCTGGCGCACCATGTCCGCCTCGAGTTCGTACAGATCTCGGCGATCTTCTCCGGCGTCGCCGACCTGAAGAAGGTGTTCGAGACGGCGCGGGGGGCGCGCAGCGTCGGCCGCGGCACGCTGCTCTTCGTGGACGAGATCCACCGCTTCAACCGCGCGCAGCAGGACGCCTTCCTGCCGGTGGTCGAGGACGGCACCATCACCCTCGTCGGCGCGACGACGGAGAACCCCTCGTTCGAGTTGAACTCGGCGCTCCTGTCGCGGGCGCAGGTCCTCGTCTTCGAGCCGCTGGAGGACGGGGCGCTGGAGACGCTGCTGGCCCGCGCCGAGGCCGAGCGGGGGCCGCTGCCGGTCGAGGAGGATGCGCGCACCAGCCTCATCCGCATGGCCGACGGGGACGGGCGCGCCATCCTGACCCTGGCCGAGGAGGTCTACCGCGTCGCCGAGCCGGGCGAGACGCTGTCGGCCGCGGAGGTGCAGCAGATCCTCCAGCGCCGCGCCCCGGCCTACGACAAGGACCGCGACGGGCACTACAACCTCATTTCCGCGCTGCACAAATCGGTCCGCGGGTCCGACCCGGACGCCGCACTCTACTATCTGATGCGGATGATCGAGGGCGGCGAGGACCCGATGTTCCTGGCGCGCCGGCTGGTGCGGATGGCGGCCGAGGACATCGGTCTGGCCGACCCGCACGCGCTGACGCTGGCGATCGCCGCGCGCGACACCTACGATTTCCTGGGCACGCCCGAGGGTGAGCTGGCGCTGGCCGAGATCACCGTCTATCTCGCCCTCGCGCCGAAATCGAACGCGCTCTACAAGGCGTTCAAGGCCGCCCGCCGCTACGTCGCCGAGACGCCCTCGCTCAACCCGCCGAAGATCATCATGAACGCGCCCACCAAGCTGATGCGCACCGAGGGATATGGCGACGGCTACGAGTACGATCACGACGTTCCCGGCGGCGTGTCCGGCCAGAACTACTTCCCCGAGGCGCTGGAGCCGCAGCGCTTCTACCAGCCGACCGAGCGTGGCCGCGAGGCGGCGCTGCGCGCGCGGATGGAGGAGCTGAGCGCCATGCGCCGGCGTCGCCGCGAGGAGGAGTGA
- a CDS encoding Do family serine endopeptidase: MRFNRFLPTLVLPKVVLPAIVIAAVTGSGLSNGHAQPAGGREAATPAVPQSRAEIALSFAPVVREAAPAVVNVYSLQKEVDPFYSNDPILRRFFGRQQPRGGSALGSGVIVDPSGIMVTNAHVIKNASEIRVGFNDRREAAAKLLLRDTRTDLAVLQIEGEGPFPVLPFAPPASLETGDLVLAIGNPFGVGQTVTQGIVSATARTQVGIADQRFFIQTDAAINPGNSGGALIDMAGRLVGINTAIYSRSGGSIGIGFAIPAEMVELVVSSAKDDGVVRRPWFGAKLETVTRELSRQLGLDRPAGAVVVGLVDGGPAERAGIRVADVVTAVDGLPVTDTDSFAYALATRGTEGEAEITFQRAAKARTVTLTLERPPETEPRDTRRIAGRSPFAGATVENLSPAVADELNLDVTTTGVVIARVRARSPAQRLGLRPGDIVLRVNDAAVETTADLERVARRRLRYWDLAIERDGRRLSVMLGG; encoded by the coding sequence ATGCGGTTCAACCGGTTCCTCCCGACCCTCGTCCTGCCGAAGGTCGTCCTTCCCGCCATCGTGATCGCGGCCGTCACCGGGTCCGGCCTCTCCAACGGCCATGCCCAGCCGGCCGGCGGCCGGGAGGCCGCGACCCCCGCCGTCCCGCAATCGCGGGCCGAGATCGCGCTGTCCTTCGCGCCGGTGGTGCGTGAGGCGGCGCCGGCGGTGGTGAACGTCTACTCGCTGCAGAAGGAGGTGGACCCGTTCTATTCGAACGACCCGATCCTGCGCCGTTTCTTCGGCCGGCAGCAGCCGCGCGGCGGCTCCGCGCTCGGTTCGGGCGTGATCGTCGACCCGTCCGGGATCATGGTCACCAACGCGCACGTCATCAAGAACGCGAGCGAGATCCGCGTCGGCTTCAACGACCGGCGCGAGGCGGCCGCCAAGCTCCTCCTGCGCGACACCCGTACCGACCTCGCGGTGCTGCAGATCGAGGGGGAGGGGCCGTTCCCGGTGCTCCCCTTCGCGCCGCCCGCCTCGCTGGAGACCGGCGACCTGGTGCTGGCCATCGGCAACCCTTTCGGCGTGGGGCAGACGGTGACGCAAGGGATCGTCTCGGCGACCGCGCGCACCCAGGTCGGGATCGCCGACCAGCGCTTCTTCATCCAGACGGATGCGGCCATCAACCCCGGCAATTCCGGCGGCGCGCTGATCGACATGGCGGGCCGGCTCGTCGGCATCAACACCGCGATCTACTCGCGCTCGGGCGGGTCCATCGGCATCGGCTTCGCGATTCCGGCGGAGATGGTGGAGCTGGTCGTCTCCTCGGCCAAGGACGACGGTGTGGTGCGGCGCCCCTGGTTCGGCGCCAAGCTGGAGACGGTGACGCGCGAGCTGTCGCGCCAGCTGGGGCTCGACCGGCCTGCGGGCGCGGTGGTGGTGGGGCTGGTCGACGGCGGCCCCGCCGAGCGCGCCGGCATCCGCGTCGCCGACGTGGTGACCGCGGTCGACGGCCTGCCCGTGACCGATACCGACAGCTTCGCCTACGCGCTCGCCACCCGCGGGACGGAGGGCGAGGCCGAGATCACCTTCCAGCGCGCCGCCAAGGCTCGCACCGTGACGCTGACGCTGGAGCGCCCGCCGGAGACCGAGCCGCGCGACACGCGGCGCATCGCCGGCCGCTCGCCCTTCGCGGGGGCGACGGTGGAGAACCTGTCGCCGGCGGTGGCCGACGAGCTGAACCTCGATGTCACGACGACGGGGGTTGTGATCGCGCGGGTCCGTGCGCGCTCGCCGGCCCAGCGGCTGGGACTGCGTCCGGGCGACATCGTCTTGAGAGTCAACGACGCGGCGGTGGAGACCACCGCCGACCTCGAGCGCGTGGCGCGGCGCCGCCTGCGCTATTGGGACCTCGCCATCGAGCGCGACGGCCGCCGCCTGAGCGTGATGCTGGGCGGCTGA
- a CDS encoding serine hydrolase: MSVLAFDRRTVLAGLAGSLAAPHLALGAGQADDEAFAGLAVAAAELDQLHSIVVVHEGVTRFARAFRGPGLERLANVKSVSKSIVALLVGIAIDRGHIAGPEARLGELIAALIPAEADARVPDITVADLLTMRAGLERTSGPNYGAWVGSGDWLRDALARPVVVDPGTTFQYSTGSYHILGAVLSQVTGESLLALARAWLGAPLGIEIPPWTRDPQGRYMGGNNMALTPRAMAQIGEAVRLRGTVGEVDVVPAAWIEASMVPRTRSPFSGDAYGYGWFLTALGGTRAAYARGYGGQMIYILPDAALTVAITSDPTRPARSEGHVGDLNRLVAAQVLPAVAG; the protein is encoded by the coding sequence ATGAGCGTCCTCGCCTTCGACCGTCGCACCGTGCTGGCCGGTCTCGCCGGCAGCCTCGCCGCGCCGCACCTCGCCCTCGGCGCCGGGCAGGCCGACGACGAGGCCTTCGCCGGCCTCGCCGTGGCGGCGGCCGAGCTGGACCAGCTGCACAGCATCGTCGTGGTCCACGAGGGGGTGACGCGGTTCGCCCGGGCCTTCCGCGGGCCGGGGCTGGAGCGGCTCGCCAACGTCAAGTCCGTCTCCAAGTCGATCGTCGCGCTGCTCGTCGGCATCGCCATCGACCGAGGCCACATCGCCGGCCCCGAGGCGCGCCTGGGCGAGCTCATCGCGGCGCTCATCCCGGCCGAAGCCGATGCGCGGGTGCCGGACATCACGGTGGCGGACCTCCTCACCATGCGGGCGGGGTTGGAGCGCACCTCCGGCCCCAACTACGGCGCCTGGGTCGGCAGCGGCGACTGGCTGCGCGACGCACTCGCACGGCCCGTGGTGGTCGACCCCGGAACGACGTTCCAGTACTCGACCGGCAGCTACCACATCCTCGGCGCGGTGTTGTCCCAGGTCACCGGCGAGAGCCTGCTGGCGCTCGCCCGCGCGTGGCTGGGCGCGCCGCTCGGCATCGAGATCCCGCCGTGGACGCGCGATCCGCAGGGCCGCTACATGGGTGGCAACAACATGGCGCTGACACCCCGCGCGATGGCGCAGATCGGCGAAGCGGTCCGCCTGCGGGGCACCGTCGGCGAGGTGGACGTCGTCCCGGCGGCGTGGATCGAGGCGTCGATGGTGCCGCGCACCCGTTCGCCCTTCTCGGGTGACGCCTACGGCTACGGATGGTTCCTGACCGCGCTCGGCGGCACGCGCGCCGCTTACGCCCGCGGCTACGGCGGACAGATGATCTACATCCTGCCCGACGCCGCGCTGACGGTGGCGATCACCTCCGACCCCACGCGACCGGCCCGCTCCGAGGGCCATGTGGGCGACCTCAACCGCCTCGTCGCCGCGCAGGTGCTGCCCGCCGTCGCCGGTTGA
- the crcB gene encoding fluoride efflux transporter CrcB translates to MSPLAASLCVAIGGATGALGRFWANILITGFAGAALPYATFAVNVLGSFLIGVLATLLSGRMALTALVVTGALGGFTTFSTFSIETVRLIEDGRWVAGLGYALASLVACVVAAAAGIAAVRAAL, encoded by the coding sequence ATGAGCCCGCTCGCGGCCAGTCTCTGCGTCGCGATCGGCGGGGCGACGGGGGCGCTCGGCCGCTTCTGGGCCAATATCCTGATCACCGGGTTCGCCGGCGCCGCGCTCCCCTATGCGACCTTTGCCGTCAACGTCCTCGGCTCGTTCCTGATCGGCGTGCTGGCGACGCTGCTGTCGGGCCGCATGGCGCTGACGGCGCTGGTGGTGACGGGCGCGCTCGGCGGCTTCACCACCTTCTCCACCTTCTCGATCGAGACCGTGCGGCTCATCGAGGACGGCCGCTGGGTCGCGGGGCTGGGCTACGCGCTGGCGAGCCTCGTCGCGTGCGTGGTGGCGGCGGCTGCGGGGATCGCCGCGGTGCGCGCCGCCCTCTGA